The Brachybacterium huguangmaarense genome contains a region encoding:
- a CDS encoding ABC transporter substrate-binding protein, translated as MIARPLRPTRRAVAAVGLLAPLAALAACADPASSTTTTARAASDGGGSDGGGIDGGGIDTSANLDRIRTTKDETVAAKLPAEIADRGSLIVGTGTGGAPPLVFLADDNKTTVGTEPDLAQLVADKLGLELDLRYTSWDDWPLKLGAGECDAVHFNVGITPERLEKFDFAPYRSAFIAFLVPADSGLDLTDHTAISGLTVAVAAGTTQERVLTDWNAELTAAGKKPAEVKHYSQEADVLLALGSGRVDAYLEQSPTAAYTASQRDDFVVAGRFSEGWPDETLIAATLPRGSGLVDAYAAAIEAVITDGTYAQVLDRWGLADEALTESRPHTKENP; from the coding sequence GTGATCGCACGCCCGCTCCGCCCGACCCGGCGTGCCGTCGCCGCCGTCGGGCTCCTCGCCCCGCTCGCGGCGCTCGCCGCGTGCGCCGATCCCGCCTCCTCCACGACCACCACGGCGAGGGCCGCCTCCGACGGCGGCGGCTCCGACGGGGGCGGCATCGACGGGGGCGGCATCGACACGAGCGCGAACCTGGATCGCATCCGCACGACGAAGGACGAGACGGTCGCCGCGAAGCTCCCCGCCGAGATCGCCGACCGCGGCTCCCTCATCGTGGGCACCGGGACCGGCGGCGCGCCGCCCCTCGTGTTCCTCGCCGACGACAACAAGACGACGGTCGGCACCGAGCCCGATCTCGCCCAGCTCGTCGCCGACAAGCTCGGGCTCGAGCTCGACCTGCGCTACACGAGCTGGGACGACTGGCCGCTCAAGCTCGGGGCCGGGGAGTGCGACGCCGTCCACTTCAACGTCGGCATCACGCCCGAGCGCCTCGAGAAGTTCGACTTCGCGCCCTACCGCAGCGCCTTCATCGCCTTCCTCGTCCCCGCCGACAGCGGCCTCGACCTCACCGATCACACCGCCATCAGCGGACTGACCGTGGCCGTCGCCGCGGGCACGACGCAGGAGCGGGTGCTGACCGACTGGAACGCCGAGCTGACCGCGGCGGGCAAGAAGCCGGCCGAGGTCAAGCACTACTCGCAGGAGGCCGACGTGCTGCTCGCCCTCGGCTCCGGCCGGGTCGACGCCTACCTGGAGCAGTCGCCGACCGCCGCCTACACCGCCTCCCAGCGCGACGACTTCGTCGTGGCCGGCCGCTTCAGCGAGGGCTGGCCCGACGAGACGCTCATCGCGGCCACCCTGCCCCGTGGCTCGGGGCTCGTCGACGCGTACGCCGCCGCCATCGAAGCCGTCATCACCGACGGCACCTACGCCCAGGTGCTCGACCGCTGGGGGCTGGCCGACGAGGCCCTCACCGAGTCCCGCCCGCACACCAAGGAGAACCCGTGA
- a CDS encoding ABC transporter substrate-binding protein, with amino-acid sequence MTWTDGRLTRRTLTLGGLALPGLALAACSDPASSASGASGSAAGGASDGGGSGTAAIDTSGTQERIRSTKDDAIAATVPADIAADGKLTVGSLTGGTPPLVFLADDNTTTIGSEIDIAQLVADKLGLEMDLQLTSWDNWPLKLEAGEYEVVHGNVGINAARLEKFDFASYRAAFMTFLVSKGAGFELGEPESISGHVIAVGSGTNQEQILTTWNSQLSAAGKEPAELKNFSSDADVLLALGSGRIDAYFAPFATMTYIAATRDDVETQGRIDAGWPNKTLVAATFPRGSGLAEPYAAAINALMAEGTYTQVLDRWGLADEALTESTVHTQENP; translated from the coding sequence ATGACCTGGACCGACGGCCGCCTCACCCGGCGCACCCTCACGCTCGGCGGCCTCGCGCTGCCCGGCCTCGCGCTCGCCGCCTGCAGCGACCCCGCCTCCTCGGCCTCCGGCGCCTCGGGGTCCGCCGCCGGCGGGGCCTCCGACGGCGGCGGCTCCGGCACCGCCGCGATCGACACGAGCGGCACGCAGGAGCGCATCCGCTCGACGAAGGACGACGCGATCGCGGCGACCGTCCCGGCCGACATCGCCGCCGACGGCAAGCTCACGGTCGGCTCGCTCACGGGCGGCACCCCGCCGCTCGTGTTCCTCGCCGACGACAACACGACCACGATCGGCTCGGAGATCGACATCGCCCAGCTCGTCGCCGACAAGCTCGGCCTCGAGATGGACCTGCAGCTGACGAGCTGGGACAACTGGCCCCTCAAGCTCGAGGCCGGCGAGTACGAGGTCGTGCACGGCAACGTGGGCATCAACGCCGCCCGCCTCGAGAAGTTCGACTTCGCCTCGTACCGGGCCGCCTTCATGACCTTCCTCGTCTCGAAGGGCGCCGGGTTCGAGCTCGGGGAGCCGGAGTCGATCAGCGGTCACGTGATCGCGGTCGGCTCGGGCACCAATCAGGAGCAGATCCTCACCACCTGGAACTCCCAGCTCAGCGCCGCCGGCAAGGAGCCCGCCGAGCTCAAGAACTTCTCGTCCGACGCGGACGTGCTGCTCGCGCTCGGCTCGGGCCGCATCGACGCCTACTTCGCGCCGTTCGCGACCATGACCTACATCGCCGCGACCCGCGACGACGTCGAGACGCAGGGCCGGATCGACGCGGGCTGGCCGAACAAGACCCTCGTCGCCGCGACCTTCCCCCGGGGCTCCGGCCTCGCCGAGCCCTATGCGGCCGCGATCAACGCGCTCATGGCGGAGGGCACCTACACCCAGGTGCTCGACCGCTGGGGGCTCGCCGACGAGGCCCTGACCGAGTCCACCGTCCACACCCAGGAGAACCCGTGA
- a CDS encoding YciI family protein: protein MTTFAIQYVYGEDAASRDQHRSEHRAFLRTLLDQGTVLLSGPYGGDGAAGALIIAQGESAEAVLAVFDDDPFRREGLVAERSIRPWDIVIGELPGLA, encoded by the coding sequence ATGACCACCTTCGCGATCCAGTACGTCTACGGCGAGGACGCCGCCTCCCGCGACCAGCACCGGTCTGAGCACCGTGCCTTCCTGCGGACGCTGCTCGACCAGGGGACCGTGCTGCTGTCGGGCCCGTACGGCGGCGACGGCGCGGCGGGCGCGCTCATCATCGCGCAGGGCGAGTCGGCCGAGGCCGTGCTCGCCGTGTTCGACGACGACCCGTTCCGCCGCGAGGGCCTCGTCGCCGAGCGTTCGATCCGCCCGTGGGACATCGTGATCGGGGAGCTCCCGGGCCTCGCCTGA
- a CDS encoding nuclear transport factor 2 family protein has protein sequence MSENPAPQPADAAAPRPPLPPFTRETALQKVQAAEDAWNTRDPERVAGAYTPDTIWRNRDEHLHGRDEVIAFLRRKWERERAYRLRKNLWAFDGHRIAVRFQYEWHDDSGQWWRSYGNELWEFDDLGYMARREASINDVPIGHDELRVTPGEGELPTF, from the coding sequence ATGAGCGAGAATCCAGCGCCGCAGCCCGCCGATGCCGCCGCCCCGCGTCCGCCCCTTCCGCCCTTCACCCGGGAGACCGCCCTGCAGAAGGTGCAGGCCGCCGAGGACGCCTGGAACACCCGTGACCCCGAGCGCGTCGCGGGCGCCTATACGCCCGACACGATCTGGCGCAATCGCGACGAGCACCTCCACGGCCGCGACGAGGTCATCGCGTTCCTGCGCCGCAAGTGGGAGCGCGAGCGCGCATACCGCCTGCGCAAGAACCTGTGGGCCTTCGACGGCCACCGCATCGCCGTGCGCTTCCAGTACGAGTGGCACGACGACAGCGGCCAGTGGTGGCGCTCCTACGGCAACGAGCTGTGGGAGTTCGACGACCTCGGCTACATGGCCCGCCGCGAGGCGAGCATCAACGACGTCCCGATCGGGCACGACGAGCTCCGCGTGACCCCCGGCGAGGGCGAGCTGCCGACGTTCTGA
- a CDS encoding LLM class flavin-dependent oxidoreductase: MTDRSAATRPSEETAPLPVLAVDLLTEPSLLPGLHTLARDLEGAGVGAITVTDGGLHPVHVAASLAPVTSALALIPRTDAIYVEPFHLATQLMSLDHVSHGRAGWLVEARTDAGAAHAVGRDVLDAEQTAREAADVVDAARRIWDSWADDAVVRDLARGVYVDASRLQYADVEAETFSVRGPSITPRSPQGLVPVLVAETDRPTVGERADQRADGRALDVRVDANAPAEVIVRSVRDALAASEGTSLVRLLGLDPGGADLAARVGQAAAALRSAGAIAPAPAAGDTLRDQLALDRPDVVIDPARRSDRARLAETAA, translated from the coding sequence GTGACCGACCGCTCTGCCGCCACCCGCCCGTCCGAGGAGACAGCACCCCTGCCCGTCCTCGCCGTCGACCTCCTCACCGAGCCCTCGCTGCTGCCGGGGCTGCACACCCTGGCCCGCGACCTCGAGGGGGCGGGGGTCGGGGCGATCACGGTCACCGACGGCGGGCTGCACCCCGTCCACGTCGCCGCGAGCCTCGCTCCCGTCACATCGGCCCTCGCGCTCATCCCGCGCACCGACGCGATCTACGTCGAGCCCTTTCACCTCGCCACCCAGCTGATGAGCCTCGACCACGTCAGCCACGGCCGCGCCGGATGGCTCGTCGAGGCGCGCACCGACGCGGGCGCCGCCCACGCCGTCGGACGCGATGTGCTCGACGCCGAGCAGACCGCTCGCGAGGCGGCCGACGTCGTCGACGCCGCCCGCCGCATCTGGGACTCGTGGGCCGACGACGCCGTGGTGCGCGACCTCGCGCGCGGCGTCTACGTCGACGCGTCGCGCCTGCAGTACGCCGACGTCGAGGCCGAGACCTTCTCGGTGCGCGGGCCCTCGATCACGCCGCGCTCCCCGCAGGGGCTCGTGCCCGTGCTCGTCGCCGAGACCGACCGGCCCACGGTCGGCGAGCGCGCCGACCAGCGCGCCGACGGCCGGGCCCTCGACGTGCGGGTCGATGCGAACGCCCCTGCCGAGGTGATCGTGCGCAGCGTGCGCGACGCCCTCGCCGCGAGCGAAGGCACCTCCCTCGTGCGCCTGCTCGGGCTCGACCCGGGCGGTGCCGACCTCGCCGCGCGCGTGGGACAGGCCGCGGCCGCCCTGCGCTCGGCGGGGGCGATCGCGCCCGCCCCCGCCGCGGGCGACACCCTGCGCGACCAGCTCGCCCTGGACCGCCCCGACGTCGTCATCGATCCCGCGCGCCGCTCCGATCGCGCGCGGCTCGCCGAGACCGCCGCGTGA
- a CDS encoding LLM class flavin-dependent oxidoreductase, translating to MTITSSRADARPGTDAHPLHPEHTPTGTVQLGVFFQGVNSSTVWKLPSSGDQVAWESFERLVTKAQDGIFAAFFLGEGLRLREHRGVPFELDVAGRPDAQTLLSALASITQDIGLVATQNTTYNDPADLARRLQTLDLLSGGRAAWNVVTTDNAWTGENFRRGGYLDHADRYTQAAGVVDIARRFWRGEKIDHHGAHYTVQAQGSLPRSPQGEPVLFQAGVSPSGRDFAAATADVIFSPYGSLDAAIDFRRDIVDRTLAAGRDPQSVLIMPGAEFVLAASDAEAHDKLVWLREQQIGPQQAIAFLEQFWGRDLSTFDPDGPLPDVEPEVEESDVTRGSGFQFGKAKELTESWRAEAAEKGWSILDFVRARQGSRGGDFVGGYDTVADRITEFARVGAIDGLNITPWLIPSGIDDIVDELVPRLQDRGVYPTEYAGSTLRANLGLPIPA from the coding sequence ATGACCATCACCAGCAGCCGCGCCGACGCCCGCCCCGGCACCGACGCCCATCCCCTGCACCCCGAGCACACCCCCACCGGCACGGTGCAGCTCGGTGTGTTCTTCCAGGGCGTGAACTCGTCCACCGTGTGGAAGCTCCCCTCGAGCGGCGACCAGGTCGCCTGGGAGTCCTTCGAACGGCTCGTCACCAAGGCCCAGGACGGGATCTTCGCGGCGTTCTTCCTCGGCGAGGGCCTGCGGCTGCGCGAGCACCGCGGCGTGCCCTTCGAGCTCGACGTCGCCGGCCGGCCCGACGCCCAGACCCTGCTCTCGGCGCTCGCGTCGATCACCCAGGACATCGGGCTCGTGGCCACCCAGAACACGACCTACAACGACCCCGCCGACCTGGCCCGTCGCCTGCAGACCCTCGACCTGCTCTCGGGCGGCCGCGCCGCCTGGAACGTCGTGACCACGGACAACGCGTGGACGGGCGAGAACTTCCGCCGCGGCGGCTACCTCGACCACGCCGACCGGTACACGCAGGCGGCCGGGGTCGTGGACATCGCCCGGCGCTTCTGGCGCGGCGAGAAGATCGACCACCACGGGGCGCACTACACGGTGCAGGCGCAGGGCTCCCTGCCGCGATCCCCGCAGGGCGAGCCCGTGCTGTTCCAGGCCGGCGTCTCCCCCTCGGGCCGCGACTTCGCGGCGGCGACGGCCGACGTCATCTTCTCCCCGTACGGCTCGCTCGACGCCGCGATCGACTTCCGTCGCGACATCGTCGACCGCACCCTCGCCGCCGGTCGCGACCCGCAGTCGGTGCTGATCATGCCCGGCGCCGAGTTCGTGCTCGCCGCCTCCGACGCGGAGGCGCACGACAAGCTCGTGTGGCTGCGCGAGCAGCAGATCGGGCCCCAGCAGGCGATCGCCTTCCTCGAGCAGTTCTGGGGCCGCGACCTCTCGACGTTCGACCCGGACGGCCCCCTCCCCGATGTCGAGCCCGAGGTCGAGGAGTCCGATGTGACACGCGGCAGCGGCTTCCAGTTCGGCAAGGCCAAGGAGCTCACGGAGTCCTGGCGCGCCGAGGCCGCCGAGAAGGGCTGGTCGATCCTGGACTTCGTGCGCGCCCGCCAGGGCTCGCGCGGCGGGGACTTCGTCGGCGGCTACGACACGGTCGCGGACCGGATCACCGAGTTCGCGCGCGTCGGCGCGATCGACGGCCTCAACATCACGCCGTGGCTGATCCCGTCGGGGATCGACGACATCGTCGACGAGCTGGTCCCGCGCCTGCAGGACCGCGGCGTGTACCCGACCGAGTACGCCGGGTCCACTCTGCGTGCGAACCTCGGGCTGCCGATCCCGGCGTGA
- a CDS encoding amino acid ABC transporter ATP-binding protein: MSTTTGTTRPTGPVQRVAPAQAAPSSAARRGGRIEIRGVRKSFGDLEVLRGIDLTVEPGEVTAILGPSGSGKSTLLRTINHLETLDGGLVTVDGEVIGYRRRGNVLHELSEKEVLRQRTGIGMVFQSFHLFGHMTALQNVAEAPRRALGVDRRTAEDRARALLARVGLADKADEYPRRLSGGQQQRVAIARALALEPTVLLFDEPTSALDPELVEEVLSVIRDLAEAGTTLVIVTHEIAFARDVADTVVFMDGGVIVEQGPPEDVIDHPTHNRTKGFLARVH; the protein is encoded by the coding sequence ATGAGCACCACGACCGGCACCACGCGCCCCACCGGCCCCGTCCAGCGCGTGGCTCCCGCACAGGCCGCGCCGTCTTCAGCCGCCCGTCGCGGCGGGCGCATCGAGATCCGCGGTGTCCGCAAGTCCTTCGGCGACCTCGAGGTGCTCCGCGGCATCGACCTGACCGTCGAGCCCGGGGAGGTCACCGCGATCCTCGGGCCCTCGGGATCGGGCAAGTCCACGCTGCTGCGCACGATCAACCACCTCGAGACCCTCGACGGCGGCCTCGTCACGGTCGACGGCGAGGTGATCGGGTACCGGCGCCGCGGGAACGTGCTGCACGAGCTGTCCGAGAAGGAGGTCCTGCGCCAGCGCACCGGCATCGGCATGGTGTTCCAGAGCTTCCACCTGTTCGGGCACATGACCGCCCTGCAGAACGTGGCCGAGGCGCCGCGCCGCGCCCTCGGCGTCGACCGTCGCACCGCCGAGGACAGGGCCCGCGCGCTGCTGGCCCGCGTCGGCCTCGCCGACAAGGCCGACGAGTACCCGCGGCGCCTGTCGGGCGGCCAGCAGCAGCGCGTCGCGATCGCCCGCGCGCTCGCCCTCGAGCCCACCGTGCTCCTGTTCGACGAGCCCACGAGCGCCCTCGACCCCGAGCTGGTCGAGGAGGTGCTGTCGGTCATCCGCGACCTCGCCGAGGCCGGCACGACCCTCGTGATCGTCACGCACGAGATCGCGTTCGCGCGCGACGTCGCCGACACCGTCGTCTTCATGGACGGCGGCGTGATCGTCGAGCAGGGTCCCCCCGAGGACGTGATCGACCATCCCACCCACAACCGCACCAAGGGCTTCCTCGCCCGCGTGCACTGA
- a CDS encoding FAD/NAD(P)-binding protein: MSSDLATPVYLAVIGGGPRALGILERMSASAPLLAGRALVVDVVEPHMPGAGRIWDLTESPLLLMNSRAQDVTIFTDETVRMDGPVVAGPTLAAWAEEIRAGRIAQPTAATDLRAEIDGLRADSFASRRLQALYLEWFTGRVLAALPGTIEVRVHRTLAEGVEDLGAERSATAERATGERATNAEGVGAGSAHAAEGPWRVLLADGGHLEADLLLVTVGHTDARPTPARHALAAFARRHGGAYVPPSAARDVDLSGIAAGQDVIVRGMGLAFVDLLSLLTEGRGGRFEPCPGTGRQGRLRYLASGEEPHVWVGSRRGAPYHSKVADESVPAGPGDLVHLTAQAIAAREDAEGRVRFREDVLPLIDAEIRRAYPPAPPVEKDAELRWLDDPLAWLVADDSWVPRDLLPPCDARRLTRDAVVHHLENDLRSRTGADTHDERALFQVLLRITGALVDLLPADRLHDDSSGDYPAWWHSVFSFVDSGPPPHRLEQLLALERAGVVTFLGPRLRVRTDETTGRFVAEGGTGTRVETSALIDAFLPEQTLGESTNALLRSFVGADASAAPLVRGREAAAAPGRLEIDAGQHMVRPDGTPYATIWAAGPWTSELPLGAFTRPRTNAPVFRRNDALARSILRTAAGLSVSPRPRAAASSVPGTRERPTIAILGPGRIGTALARLAVRRGLDVRIAGRQGPATLRERVPAAHPIAVEQLGTCDVVVLAVPLHVALATDPAALAGAVVIDATNAWGDLDAARLADRSGSTSEIVAEHFAQSAVVKTLNHIGYHDVETHEAGLRHRGAPRALALVGDHADALRRASGVLEALGFEPVVLGALADGRALEPDGDLFTGWATRAELEARLAHRRERATAA; the protein is encoded by the coding sequence ATGAGCTCCGATCTCGCGACCCCCGTGTACCTGGCCGTCATCGGCGGCGGCCCGCGCGCCCTCGGGATCCTCGAACGCATGTCCGCGAGCGCGCCGCTGCTCGCCGGGCGTGCGCTCGTCGTCGACGTCGTCGAGCCGCACATGCCCGGGGCCGGGCGCATCTGGGACCTCACGGAGAGCCCCCTGCTGCTCATGAACTCGCGGGCCCAGGACGTGACGATCTTCACGGACGAGACGGTGCGCATGGACGGCCCGGTCGTGGCCGGCCCCACGCTCGCCGCATGGGCCGAGGAGATCCGGGCGGGCCGGATCGCCCAGCCGACCGCCGCGACCGATCTGCGCGCCGAGATCGACGGCCTGCGCGCCGACTCCTTCGCGAGCCGGCGGCTGCAGGCCCTCTACCTCGAGTGGTTCACGGGCCGCGTGCTCGCCGCGCTGCCCGGCACGATCGAGGTGCGCGTGCACCGGACCCTCGCCGAGGGCGTCGAGGACCTCGGCGCGGAGCGCTCGGCCACCGCGGAGCGTGCGACCGGCGAGCGCGCGACCAATGCGGAGGGGGTCGGCGCGGGGTCGGCACACGCCGCGGAGGGGCCGTGGCGCGTGCTGCTGGCCGACGGCGGGCACCTCGAGGCCGACCTGCTGCTCGTGACCGTCGGACACACCGACGCCCGCCCCACCCCGGCCCGCCACGCGCTCGCGGCCTTCGCCCGCCGCCACGGCGGTGCCTACGTCCCGCCGTCGGCGGCGCGCGACGTCGACCTGTCCGGCATCGCCGCCGGTCAGGACGTGATCGTGCGGGGCATGGGGCTCGCCTTCGTCGACCTCCTGTCCCTGCTCACCGAGGGCCGCGGGGGGCGCTTCGAGCCGTGCCCCGGCACCGGCCGCCAGGGCCGCCTGCGATACCTCGCCTCGGGCGAGGAGCCGCACGTGTGGGTGGGCTCGCGCCGCGGCGCCCCCTACCACTCCAAGGTGGCCGACGAGTCGGTGCCCGCGGGCCCCGGCGACCTCGTGCACCTGACCGCGCAGGCGATCGCCGCGCGCGAGGACGCCGAGGGCCGGGTGCGCTTCCGCGAGGACGTGCTGCCGCTCATCGACGCGGAGATCCGTCGGGCCTACCCGCCGGCGCCGCCGGTCGAGAAGGACGCCGAGCTGCGCTGGCTCGACGACCCGCTGGCCTGGCTCGTGGCCGACGACTCGTGGGTCCCGCGCGACCTGCTGCCCCCGTGCGACGCCCGCCGCCTCACCCGCGACGCCGTCGTGCACCATCTCGAGAACGACCTGCGCTCGCGCACCGGCGCGGACACGCACGACGAGCGGGCGCTGTTCCAGGTGCTGCTGCGCATCACGGGCGCCCTCGTGGACCTGCTGCCCGCCGACCGGCTGCACGACGACTCCTCGGGCGACTACCCCGCGTGGTGGCACTCGGTGTTCAGCTTCGTGGACTCGGGCCCGCCGCCGCACCGCCTCGAGCAGCTGCTCGCGCTCGAGCGCGCCGGCGTCGTCACCTTCCTCGGCCCCCGCCTGCGGGTCCGCACCGACGAGACGACCGGACGCTTCGTCGCCGAGGGCGGCACCGGCACGCGCGTCGAGACGAGCGCCCTGATCGACGCGTTCCTGCCCGAGCAGACCCTGGGGGAGTCGACGAACGCGCTGCTGCGCTCCTTCGTGGGCGCCGATGCGTCCGCCGCACCCCTCGTGCGGGGCCGCGAGGCCGCGGCGGCGCCGGGCCGGCTCGAGATCGATGCCGGGCAGCACATGGTGCGGCCCGACGGCACCCCCTACGCGACGATCTGGGCGGCCGGCCCATGGACCTCCGAGCTGCCCTTGGGCGCCTTCACCCGCCCCCGCACGAACGCGCCGGTGTTCCGGCGCAACGACGCCCTGGCACGGTCGATCCTGCGCACCGCCGCCGGTCTCTCCGTCTCCCCGCGGCCCCGCGCCGCGGCATCATCCGTGCCCGGTACGCGGGAGCGGCCGACGATCGCGATCCTGGGCCCCGGCCGCATCGGCACCGCCCTGGCGCGTCTGGCCGTGCGGCGCGGCCTCGACGTGCGGATCGCCGGTCGGCAGGGGCCGGCCACGCTGCGCGAGCGCGTCCCCGCGGCCCATCCCATCGCGGTCGAGCAGCTCGGCACGTGCGACGTCGTGGTGCTCGCCGTGCCCCTGCACGTCGCGCTCGCGACGGATCCCGCGGCGCTCGCCGGCGCCGTCGTGATCGACGCGACCAACGCCTGGGGCGACCTCGACGCGGCACGGCTCGCGGACCGGTCGGGCTCGACGAGCGAGATCGTCGCCGAGCACTTCGCGCAGTCGGCCGTCGTCAAGACCCTCAACCACATCGGCTACCACGACGTCGAGACCCATGAGGCGGGCCTGCGGCATCGCGGAGCCCCGCGGGCGCTCGCGCTCGTGGGCGACCACGCCGACGCGCTGCGGCGCGCGAGCGGTGTGCTCGAGGCGCTCGGCTTCGAGCCGGTCGTGCTCGGCGCGCTCGCCGACGGCCGCGCGCTCGAGCCCGACGGCGACCTGTTCACCGGCTGGGCCACGCGCGCCGAGCTCGAGGCACGGCTCGCCCACCGTCGCGAGCGGGCCACCGCCGCCTGA
- a CDS encoding amino acid ABC transporter permease — translation MSSTTTLRSPGTDAGPTAPVPSGSPSGTADAESGSLAPDAIAQLRIAPARHPGRLVLTAIAGVIVVAVAFSLVTNPRWEWGVVGEWFFAQSIIRGLLETLKLTALAGVIGFGLGLVLALMRLSRSALARGVSWSFSWVFRSTPLLVQLLLWYNLGYLYERVRLGVPLTGASLLDVRTSDLMTPLLAAVLGLGLHQAAYAAELIRGGILSVDAGQLEAASALGIPARDRSLRIVLPQAMRAILPSAFNEIIGLVKGTSVVYVLAHAELFFTVQLIYGRTQQVLPMLMVATLWYVVITSVLSVAQYYIERHYAKGAVRTLPPTPFQRLRAAVTGRRAPGAGRRGQGLDRLDTPEVSV, via the coding sequence ATGAGCTCCACCACCACTCTTCGGAGTCCCGGCACCGATGCGGGCCCGACGGCCCCGGTGCCGAGCGGCTCCCCGTCCGGGACCGCCGACGCCGAGAGCGGCTCGCTGGCCCCCGACGCCATCGCGCAGCTGCGCATCGCGCCGGCCCGCCACCCCGGGCGCCTCGTGCTCACCGCGATCGCCGGCGTCATCGTCGTCGCGGTCGCGTTCTCCCTCGTCACGAACCCCCGCTGGGAGTGGGGGGTCGTCGGCGAGTGGTTCTTCGCGCAGTCGATCATCCGCGGCCTGCTCGAGACGCTGAAGCTGACCGCCCTCGCGGGCGTCATCGGCTTCGGTCTCGGCCTCGTGCTCGCCCTCATGCGGCTCTCGCGCTCGGCGCTGGCCCGCGGGGTGTCCTGGAGCTTCTCGTGGGTGTTCCGCTCCACGCCGCTGCTGGTCCAGCTCCTGCTCTGGTACAACCTCGGCTATCTCTACGAGCGCGTGCGCCTGGGCGTGCCGCTCACAGGCGCCTCGCTCCTGGACGTGCGCACGAGCGACCTCATGACCCCGCTGCTCGCGGCCGTGCTCGGCCTGGGCCTGCACCAGGCGGCGTACGCGGCCGAGCTGATCCGCGGCGGCATCCTGTCCGTCGACGCCGGCCAGCTCGAGGCGGCGAGCGCCCTGGGCATCCCGGCCCGCGACCGCTCGCTGCGGATCGTGCTGCCCCAGGCCATGAGGGCGATCCTGCCGAGCGCGTTCAACGAGATCATCGGCCTGGTCAAGGGCACCTCGGTGGTCTACGTGCTCGCCCACGCGGAGCTGTTCTTCACCGTGCAGCTCATCTACGGGCGCACCCAGCAGGTGCTGCCGATGCTCATGGTCGCGACCCTCTGGTACGTCGTCATCACCTCGGTCCTGTCCGTCGCCCAGTACTACATCGAGCGCCACTACGCCAAGGGCGCCGTGCGCACCCTGCCCCCCACCCCGTTCCAGCGCCTGCGCGCCGCCGTCACCGGTCGCCGCGCCCCGGGCGCCGGGCGCCGTGGCCAGGGGCTCGACCGCCTCGACACCCCGGAGGTCTCCGTATGA
- a CDS encoding LysR family transcriptional regulator: MDPRRLLIFRTVVRNGSIGAGARELGWTQPAVSQHLAALEKEIGTQLLLRSSSGVTPTEAGRRLAVHAESIAAQLQAAEEELADITALRRGKVRFATFPSAAAVLLPPALARMSQTAPGVDVTFDELEPPDAIPALLDNEVDLALVFRYGCTDVDAEGTLQWTPLMEDRVLAVLPREHPRADDPSLTLADLAEEQWIAGCERCRANLMSSARAAGFSPQIRHSTDDATVVQRLIEHGGGVALLPEVTLEASPPTKVVMRELPELKPRTIGLINRRGALSIPAVSALKDALAAETNERAVEAALI, encoded by the coding sequence ATGGACCCCCGTCGACTGCTGATCTTCCGCACCGTCGTCCGCAACGGCTCGATCGGGGCCGGCGCCCGCGAGCTGGGCTGGACCCAGCCCGCCGTGTCCCAGCACCTCGCCGCCCTCGAGAAGGAGATCGGCACCCAGCTGCTGCTGCGCTCGTCCTCGGGCGTCACCCCCACCGAGGCCGGCCGACGACTCGCCGTGCACGCCGAGTCGATCGCCGCGCAGCTCCAGGCCGCCGAGGAGGAGCTCGCCGACATCACGGCGCTGCGTCGCGGCAAGGTGCGGTTCGCGACCTTCCCCTCGGCCGCCGCGGTGCTGCTGCCGCCGGCCCTGGCCCGCATGTCCCAGACGGCGCCGGGCGTCGACGTCACGTTCGACGAGCTCGAGCCGCCGGACGCGATCCCGGCCCTGCTCGACAACGAGGTCGACCTCGCTCTCGTGTTCCGCTACGGCTGCACGGACGTCGACGCCGAGGGCACCCTGCAGTGGACGCCGCTCATGGAGGACCGCGTGCTCGCGGTGCTCCCGCGCGAGCACCCGCGGGCCGACGACCCCTCCCTCACGCTCGCGGACCTCGCCGAGGAGCAGTGGATCGCGGGCTGTGAGCGCTGTCGCGCCAACCTCATGTCGAGCGCCCGGGCCGCCGGGTTCAGCCCCCAGATCCGCCACTCGACCGATGACGCGACCGTCGTCCAGCGCCTCATCGAGCACGGCGGCGGCGTGGCGCTGCTGCCGGAGGTCACCCTCGAGGCGTCCCCGCCCACGAAGGTCGTGATGCGCGAGCTGCCCGAGCTGAAGCCGCGGACCATCGGGCTCATCAACCGTCGCGGCGCCCTGTCGATCCCCGCGGTGTCGGCGCTCAAGGACGCGCTCGCCGCCGAGACCAACGAGCGCGCCGTCGAGGCCGCCCTGATCTGA